A single window of Streptomyces sp. NBC_00464 DNA harbors:
- a CDS encoding NADP-dependent oxidoreductase: protein MKAISYSSYGGADVLEYGERPDPKVGPDTVLVKVRAAAVNPVDRVAREGHLDAVLDAVFPVIPGWDVSGVVVQPGVAVDEFAVGDEVIGYVREDFLSRGTFAEYVAAPVRTLARKPLSLSFEEAAGLPLAGLTAYQVLYRSLHIGSGDTVLVHAAAGGVGSFAVQIARHTGCRVIGTASERNHDHLRQLGAEPVAYGEGLADRLRALAPDGIDAAFDTVGGEALRVSAETLAPDGRLASIVDDEVFSYGGKYAFVRPDAKDLAHLAELAERGIISVHVDRVFPLAEAAEAHRLNAEGRTRGKIVVTVDWDAQEG, encoded by the coding sequence ATGAAGGCGATCAGCTACAGCAGCTACGGCGGGGCCGACGTCCTGGAGTACGGGGAGCGCCCCGATCCCAAGGTCGGCCCCGACACCGTCCTGGTGAAGGTGCGGGCCGCGGCGGTCAATCCGGTCGACCGGGTGGCCCGGGAGGGGCACCTCGACGCCGTTCTGGATGCCGTCTTTCCCGTGATTCCCGGCTGGGACGTGTCGGGGGTGGTCGTCCAGCCCGGTGTCGCCGTGGACGAGTTCGCCGTCGGTGACGAGGTCATCGGATACGTGCGGGAGGACTTCCTCAGCCGCGGCACCTTCGCCGAGTACGTGGCCGCACCGGTGCGCACCCTCGCACGCAAGCCGCTCAGCCTGAGCTTCGAGGAGGCCGCGGGCCTGCCGCTGGCCGGCCTCACCGCCTACCAGGTGCTGTACCGCTCGCTGCACATCGGCAGCGGCGACACCGTCCTCGTCCACGCGGCGGCGGGCGGCGTCGGCTCGTTCGCCGTACAGATCGCCCGTCACACCGGCTGCCGGGTCATCGGGACCGCGAGCGAGCGCAACCACGACCATCTGCGACAGCTCGGCGCGGAGCCCGTGGCCTACGGGGAGGGGCTTGCCGACCGGCTGCGGGCGCTGGCCCCCGACGGGATCGACGCGGCGTTCGACACCGTGGGCGGGGAGGCCCTGCGGGTGTCCGCCGAGACGCTCGCGCCGGACGGGCGCCTCGCGTCCATCGTGGACGACGAGGTGTTCTCGTACGGCGGCAAGTACGCCTTCGTCCGGCCCGACGCCAAGGACCTGGCCCATCTGGCGGAGCTCGCCGAGCGGGGCATCATCTCGGTGCATGTGGACCGGGTCTTCCCCCTGGCCGAGGCCGCCGAGGCCCACCGGCTCAACGCGGAGGGCCGCACCCGGGGGAAGATCGTCGTCACGGTGGACTGGGACGCTCAGGAGGGCTGA
- a CDS encoding DUF202 domain-containing protein, producing MTAEERDPGLQPERTRLAWRRTTLSCTVVALLAGKQALHGGVSAAGVVALSLSALAWLGFLRVANRRVQGMGTARPQPLAPRAALAAAACTVALAVFAAAMLF from the coding sequence GTGACCGCCGAGGAGCGCGACCCGGGGCTCCAGCCCGAGCGGACGCGCCTCGCGTGGCGGCGTACGACGCTGTCCTGCACGGTGGTCGCGCTGCTGGCGGGCAAGCAGGCGCTGCACGGCGGTGTCAGCGCGGCCGGGGTGGTCGCCCTGTCGCTGAGCGCGCTCGCCTGGCTGGGGTTCCTGCGGGTGGCGAACCGGCGGGTGCAGGGCATGGGCACCGCCCGCCCGCAGCCGCTCGCGCCGCGCGCGGCGCTGGCCGCCGCGGCGTGCACGGTCGCACTGGCCGTGTTCGCCGCGGCCATGCTGTTCTGA
- a CDS encoding YidH family protein has translation MNEFVQSLRLWFAPQRIRDEGDTPDYRFSLANERTFLAWIRTALALIGGGFAVDQFLPELAWGVRAGLALALLAAGVLCALRAVNHWVRCERAMRRGKDLPVSRFPTLLSLAVAVVAVAMVVVVLFGWEGR, from the coding sequence GTGAACGAATTTGTACAGAGTCTGCGGCTGTGGTTCGCGCCGCAGCGGATCCGTGACGAGGGCGACACCCCGGACTACCGCTTCTCGCTCGCCAACGAGCGGACCTTCCTCGCCTGGATCCGGACGGCTCTCGCACTGATCGGGGGCGGTTTCGCGGTCGACCAGTTCCTGCCGGAGCTGGCGTGGGGCGTCCGTGCCGGTCTGGCGCTCGCGCTGCTGGCGGCGGGTGTGCTGTGCGCGCTGCGGGCCGTCAACCACTGGGTACGGTGCGAGCGGGCGATGCGGCGCGGGAAGGACCTGCCGGTCTCGCGTTTCCCGACCCTGCTGAGTCTGGCGGTCGCCGTGGTGGCCGTGGCGATGGTGGTGGTGGTCCTGTTCGGCTGGGAGGGCCGGTGA
- a CDS encoding NUDIX domain-containing protein — MTPSDEILDIVDENDVVVGQAPRGEATAQGLRHRCVFIEARDAEGRIFVHRRTATKLVFPSHYDMFVGGVVGAGESYDEAALREAEEELGVSGLPRPEPLFKFLYEGGGHTWWSYVYRVRCELPVKPQVEEVAWHTFLTDAELEQRLGDREWEWVPDGLESYRRLQAFRESS; from the coding sequence ATGACACCTTCGGACGAGATCCTGGACATCGTCGACGAGAACGACGTGGTCGTGGGGCAGGCCCCACGCGGCGAGGCGACCGCGCAGGGCCTGCGTCACCGCTGCGTCTTCATCGAGGCCCGGGACGCCGAGGGCAGGATCTTCGTGCACCGCAGGACCGCCACCAAGCTGGTCTTCCCCTCCCATTACGACATGTTCGTCGGCGGGGTCGTCGGCGCCGGTGAGTCCTACGACGAGGCGGCGCTGCGGGAGGCCGAGGAGGAGCTGGGGGTGTCCGGGCTCCCCCGCCCCGAGCCGCTGTTCAAGTTCCTCTACGAGGGCGGCGGCCACACCTGGTGGTCGTACGTCTACCGGGTACGGTGCGAGCTGCCGGTGAAGCCGCAGGTGGAGGAGGTCGCCTGGCACACCTTCCTGACGGACGCGGAGTTGGAGCAGCGGCTCGGCGACCGGGAGTGGGAGTGGGTGCCGGACGGCCTGGAGAGCTACCGGCGTCTCCAGGCGTTCCGGGAGTCATCCTGA
- a CDS encoding DMT family transporter — MSVLVLVLAVSAACCLGFGFVLQQAAASHAPRRDYLSPRLLLDLMRVRSWLAGIGLMVCGMVLGALALGKGEVSVVEPLLATNLLFAMALSRHRTGQRLGRQGWAGLWLLAGGVAAFLVAGEPKGGQAVSSPLRHWLVIGVVVGLALLLTAFAKRSRSGVSPALLAVAAGLLYGLQDALTRVSGQRLSDDGWAALVMSWQPYAVLVLGVTGLILVQSAFETGPLRMSLPALTAAQPLAGIACGIGFLGDQVRTDTGALAWQAAGLAAIVGGIVLLGLHPAMPEGPVGGRRSQSLQPH, encoded by the coding sequence GTGTCGGTGCTGGTCCTCGTGCTCGCCGTGAGCGCCGCCTGCTGCCTGGGGTTCGGCTTCGTGCTGCAACAGGCCGCCGCCAGTCACGCCCCGAGGCGCGACTACCTGTCGCCCCGGCTGCTGCTGGACCTGATGCGGGTGCGCAGCTGGCTGGCCGGCATCGGCCTGATGGTCTGCGGCATGGTGCTGGGCGCCCTGGCCCTGGGCAAGGGCGAGGTCTCGGTCGTCGAGCCGCTCCTCGCCACCAATCTGCTCTTCGCGATGGCCCTGTCCCGTCACCGCACCGGCCAGCGGCTGGGCCGGCAGGGCTGGGCGGGGCTCTGGCTGCTGGCCGGCGGGGTCGCCGCGTTCCTGGTGGCGGGCGAGCCGAAGGGCGGGCAGGCGGTGTCGAGTCCGCTGCGGCACTGGCTGGTGATCGGTGTGGTGGTGGGCCTGGCGCTGCTGCTGACCGCGTTCGCCAAGCGGTCCCGGTCGGGAGTGTCCCCGGCGCTGCTCGCGGTGGCTGCCGGGCTGCTGTACGGACTGCAGGACGCGCTGACCCGGGTCAGCGGGCAACGGCTCTCGGACGACGGCTGGGCGGCGCTGGTGATGAGCTGGCAGCCGTACGCGGTGCTGGTGCTGGGGGTGACGGGGCTGATCCTCGTACAGAGCGCGTTCGAGACGGGCCCCCTGCGGATGTCGCTGCCGGCGCTGACCGCGGCCCAGCCGCTGGCCGGGATCGCCTGCGGGATCGGGTTCCTGGGCGACCAGGTGCGTACCGACACGGGCGCACTGGCCTGGCAGGCGGCCGGGCTCGCGGCGATCGTGGGCGGGATCGTGCTGCTGGGGCTGCATCCTGCGATGCCGGAGGGGCCGGTGGGCGGACGCCGCTCGCAGAGCCTCCAGCCGCACTGA
- a CDS encoding FAD-binding dehydrogenase: protein MAYDADVIVIGAGLAGLVATAELVDAGRSVILLDQEPEQSLGGQAHWSFGGLFLVDSPEQRRMRIKDSHELALQDWFGTAGFDREEDHWPRKWAEAYVDFASGEKRSWLHQQGMRFFPVVGWAERGGYDANGHGNSVPRFHITWGTGPGVVAPFERRVREGVAKGLVSFRFRHRVTGLGRTDGTTDTVTGEILEPSAAARGTASSRETAGTFELRAQAVIVTSGGIGGNHDLVRKQWPERLGTPPEKMLSGVPAHVDGLMLGITEDAGAHHINRDRMWHYTEGIENWNPIWAKHGIRILPGPSSLWLDARGKRLPVPLFPGFDTLGTLEHIMRSGHDYTWFVLDQKIIGKEFALSGSEQNPDLTGKSIRDVIGRARADVPGPVKAFMDNGVDFVVEKDLGALVRGMNALTGEALIDEDDLRREITARDREIANPFTKDLQITAIRGARTYLGDKLIRTATPHRILDPKAGPLIAVRLNILTRKSLGGLETDLSSRVLTSDGTPLAGVYAAGEAAGFGGGGVHGYRSLEGTFLGGCIFSGRAAGRAAAEAVG, encoded by the coding sequence ATGGCGTACGACGCTGATGTGATCGTGATCGGGGCGGGACTCGCGGGGCTGGTCGCCACCGCGGAGCTCGTGGACGCGGGCCGTTCGGTGATCCTGCTCGACCAGGAACCCGAGCAGTCGCTCGGCGGGCAGGCGCACTGGTCCTTCGGCGGTCTCTTCCTGGTCGACTCGCCCGAGCAGCGTCGTATGCGGATCAAGGACAGCCACGAGCTGGCCCTCCAGGACTGGTTCGGCACGGCCGGCTTCGACCGCGAGGAGGACCACTGGCCGCGGAAGTGGGCCGAGGCGTACGTCGACTTCGCCTCCGGTGAGAAGCGCTCCTGGCTGCACCAGCAGGGCATGCGGTTCTTCCCCGTCGTCGGCTGGGCCGAGCGCGGCGGCTACGACGCCAACGGCCACGGCAACTCCGTCCCCCGCTTCCACATCACCTGGGGCACCGGCCCCGGCGTCGTCGCCCCCTTCGAGCGCCGGGTGCGCGAGGGCGTCGCCAAGGGGCTCGTCAGCTTCCGCTTCCGCCACCGGGTGACCGGTCTCGGCCGCACCGACGGCACGACCGACACGGTCACGGGCGAGATCCTGGAGCCGAGCGCGGCGGCGCGCGGGACCGCGAGCAGCCGGGAGACGGCCGGCACCTTCGAGCTCAGGGCCCAGGCGGTGATCGTCACCTCCGGCGGCATCGGCGGCAACCACGACCTCGTCCGCAAGCAGTGGCCCGAGCGGCTCGGCACCCCGCCGGAGAAGATGCTCTCCGGTGTCCCCGCCCATGTCGACGGGCTGATGCTCGGCATCACCGAGGACGCGGGCGCCCACCACATCAACCGCGACCGGATGTGGCACTACACCGAGGGCATCGAGAACTGGAACCCGATCTGGGCCAAACACGGCATCCGGATCCTGCCCGGCCCGTCCTCGCTCTGGCTGGACGCCCGCGGAAAGCGGCTGCCCGTGCCGCTCTTCCCCGGCTTCGACACGCTCGGCACCCTCGAACACATCATGCGCAGCGGTCACGACTACACCTGGTTCGTCCTGGACCAGAAGATCATCGGCAAGGAGTTCGCGCTCTCCGGTTCCGAGCAGAACCCCGACCTGACCGGCAAGTCCATCCGCGACGTGATCGGCCGGGCCCGCGCGGACGTGCCGGGACCGGTGAAGGCGTTCATGGACAACGGCGTGGACTTCGTCGTCGAGAAGGACCTCGGCGCCCTGGTCCGCGGCATGAACGCGCTCACCGGCGAAGCGCTCATCGACGAGGACGACCTGCGCCGCGAGATCACCGCCCGCGACCGGGAGATCGCCAACCCCTTCACCAAGGACCTCCAGATCACCGCGATCAGGGGCGCCCGCACCTACCTCGGCGACAAGCTCATCCGTACGGCCACGCCGCACCGCATCCTCGACCCCAAGGCCGGGCCGCTGATCGCCGTCCGGCTCAACATCCTCACCCGCAAGTCGCTCGGCGGACTGGAGACGGACCTGTCCTCCCGGGTCCTCACCTCCGACGGCACCCCGCTGGCCGGGGTGTACGCGGCCGGTGAGGCGGCCGGGTTCGGCGGCGGCGGGGTGCACGGTTACCGCTCCCTGGAGGGCACCTTCCTCGGCGGCTGCATCTTCTCCGGCCGGGCGGCGGGCCGGGCGGCCGCGGAGGCGGTCGGCTAG
- a CDS encoding FUSC family protein — translation MPGVAEPVIKLVRRTTEPVGAQTLRSTGAAVIAYAVATATLSQPAPLTAPLTALLVVQVTLYATLTTGIRRVNSVIVGVLIASGFSSLVGLSWWSLGLTIFTSLIIGRLVRVNEFVPEVAISAMLVLGVAQVADTAWERIFETLIGAGVGLLFNLLFAPPVWVQTAGASIDGLAREMGELFRDLGGDLGGRVTVGQAAERLHRARRIDHDIVAVDASLRQAEESLMLNPRVRQGLLYRVVLRTGLDTLEICAVVLRVLARTLTDLAKERVDEDLFPADVASGLTELFGQLAGAIESFSLLITTPVAASAEHAEDRLADALTTSRATRDRVADMLLAAVQEHPRKWQLHGALLAEVDRILDELDIEKRTERLGKELDRRSGEMHERHPWLLTVRRRLGLVRGADEES, via the coding sequence ATGCCAGGAGTTGCCGAGCCCGTCATCAAACTCGTCCGGCGCACCACCGAACCCGTGGGGGCCCAGACCCTGCGCTCCACGGGAGCGGCGGTGATCGCCTACGCCGTGGCGACCGCGACGCTGTCCCAGCCCGCGCCCCTGACCGCCCCGCTCACCGCGCTGCTCGTCGTCCAGGTCACCCTCTACGCCACCCTCACCACGGGGATCCGGCGAGTGAACTCCGTGATCGTCGGAGTGCTCATCGCCAGCGGGTTCAGTTCCCTGGTGGGGCTGTCCTGGTGGAGCCTCGGGCTGACGATCTTCACCTCGCTGATCATCGGCCGGCTGGTCCGGGTGAACGAGTTCGTCCCCGAGGTCGCGATCAGCGCCATGCTGGTGCTCGGCGTCGCCCAGGTCGCCGACACTGCCTGGGAACGCATCTTCGAGACACTCATCGGTGCGGGCGTCGGGCTGCTGTTCAACCTGCTGTTCGCCCCACCCGTGTGGGTGCAGACGGCGGGAGCGTCGATCGACGGGCTGGCCCGCGAGATGGGGGAGCTGTTCCGCGACCTCGGCGGCGACCTGGGCGGCCGCGTCACCGTAGGGCAGGCGGCCGAACGGCTGCACCGCGCGCGCCGCATCGACCACGACATCGTGGCGGTGGACGCCTCGCTGCGGCAGGCCGAGGAGAGCCTGATGCTCAACCCGCGCGTACGGCAGGGGCTGCTCTACCGCGTGGTGCTGCGCACCGGCCTGGACACGCTGGAGATCTGCGCGGTCGTCCTGCGGGTGCTGGCCAGGACCCTGACCGACCTGGCGAAGGAGCGCGTCGACGAAGACCTCTTCCCCGCGGACGTGGCCTCCGGGCTCACCGAACTGTTCGGGCAGCTGGCGGGCGCCATCGAGAGCTTCTCGCTGCTGATCACCACTCCGGTCGCCGCCAGTGCCGAACACGCCGAGGACCGGCTGGCCGACGCGCTGACGACCAGCCGGGCGACCCGCGACCGGGTGGCGGACATGCTGCTGGCGGCGGTCCAGGAACACCCCAGGAAGTGGCAGTTGCACGGGGCGCTGCTCGCGGAGGTCGACCGCATCCTGGACGAGCTCGACATCGAGAAGCGCACCGAGCGCCTCGGCAAGGAGCTGGACCGCCGCTCGGGCGAGATGCACGAACGCCATCCCTGGCTGCTCACCGTCAGGCGCCGCCTCGGGCTCGTCCGGGGCGCGGACGAGGAGAGTTGA
- a CDS encoding ASCH domain-containing protein, which yields MPNREALKPFLLVFPGPLRDQLVEAVLDGRKVSTTGLLVEYQVEKEDPPPVGERSALIDSDGQEIAVLEITEVRILRLGDVDLQHVLDEGEGDTSVAGWRAGHERFWHSDEMREGLGDPEFTVDDDTLVVAERFRVVELIEPA from the coding sequence ATGCCGAACCGTGAGGCGCTCAAGCCCTTCCTCCTCGTCTTCCCCGGTCCGCTGCGCGACCAGCTGGTCGAAGCGGTGCTCGACGGCCGGAAGGTGTCGACGACCGGACTGCTCGTGGAGTACCAGGTGGAGAAGGAGGACCCGCCGCCCGTGGGCGAGCGGTCCGCCCTGATCGACTCGGACGGGCAGGAGATCGCGGTGCTGGAGATCACGGAGGTACGGATCCTGCGGCTCGGGGACGTCGATCTGCAGCACGTCCTCGACGAGGGCGAGGGCGACACCTCGGTGGCCGGGTGGCGGGCGGGCCACGAGAGGTTCTGGCACAGCGACGAGATGCGCGAAGGGCTCGGCGACCCGGAGTTCACGGTCGACGACGACACACTGGTCGTGGCGGAACGGTTCCGGGTCGTCGAACTCATCGAACCGGCCTGA